A region of the Verrucomicrobiota bacterium genome:
ATGGTTTCAGCGGCTGCTATCAGCACGAAAATCAATAGCGCTTTTATGATCATAATAGTGACACAGGACAAAAGAAATGATCGTTGGCATCCGTATGATTGTTCCTCGGAATTCGTGCGGCTTATCTTAGAGTTAACCAGACATTGTCGGCATGTCGGGTAAGTCGTACATGGCGATCATGTAGGGGTGATCTTCACAATATTCGGTCAGCGGTTTGGCGTTTTCGACCTGTCCGATCGGGCGATTGTTTTTGCCTATGGTTCCGGTTGCGGCGTCACCGATGTCTTCGCGGATTTCGTCAGCTTTGTTGGACAGGGCTGCTACGATGTCAGGATGAGCGTCGTAAAGGTTGTTCGTTTCACCAACGTCTTCACGGAGGTTGTATAACTCATTTACTGGTTCACCCGTTTTTAGAAAATGAAGTTTCCAATCTCCAACTCTTACGGCGTCCAGATTGTTTTGAGCATAGTAGTAAAAGGTATCTCGTGGAGCTTTAGAATTGTCGTCGAACATGAGGTCCTGGATATCCACGCCGTCGATTTTCCTTTCAGGTGAAATGGGTACTCCGAGGAGGTTGGAGATGGTCGGAAAGAAATCAATGGAGCTGGTTATGGCTTCGGAAGTGGTGGATGCTTGAATACGTTTCGGCCAGCGCATGATGCAGGGGACTCGCTGCCCGCCTTCCCACGTGCTTGCCTTGGTTCCTCGACAGGGTAAGTTGCTGCCTCCTTCATCACGGGCTCGTGAACCGTTGTCGCTGGTGAAGATGATCAACGTGTTCTCATCGAGTCCAATTTGTTTCAGATGATCCATCAGGACACCAGTGCTCCAATCAATACATTCAACCGCTCCGCCGTAAGCACCGTTGCGTGAGCGTTCAAGAAATTGCTTGGGTACGAAGAGGGGCACATGCACATACATGTGAGCCAGATAAAGGAAGAAAGGCTGGTCCTTGTTCTTGTTTATAAATTGAAGGGCTTCGTCCGTGTAACGCTCGGTGATTCCCCTCTGGTCAGGTTGTTCCTGAATTACCGTTTCGTTTCGAAGGAGGGGAAGAGGAGGGCGCGTTGGCCGGTCGGACTGGCGACCCATGTCGTTGCTATAGGGAATGCCGAAGTATTCGTCGAAGCCATGGCGGGTGGGCAGGAATTCGGGCTGATCTCCGCAATGCCACTTCCCAATGATCTTGGTCGCATAACCGGCTTTTTTGAGTTGGCTGGCGACTGTAGTTTCTTTGCTGCTTATGCCAATGTTATCACCTGGGAAAAGGACAATCTCTCCATTGAATTCACCAAAGCCGATCCGTGGTGGATAGCATCCCGTCATCATAGCTCCTCGCGAAGGAGAGCAAACGGGTGATGCCATGTAGAAATCGGTAAACCGCTTTCCTTCGGCTGCCAGTTTATCCAAGTGGGGTGTGTTGTTTTTGGTGGATCCGTAACAACCTAAATCACCGTAGCCCAGGTCGTCGCAATTGATCAGAATGATATTCGGTTTGTCGTCCATAGTGTGATTCCAAATTGAGTTTAGTTGTTAGAGAGGTCAAGGGTTGGCGTAAAGACTGGTGCGAGTGGTAAGGGTAACAACCACAGATGAACTCAAATAAACTCAGATTAAGTTTAGAGAATAATCACCAATCTTCGCCAAGGCTACGACACGGCACGGCTGATCGCACTGATGAACGCTGATAAAAAAAAGGTTCTTAACTAATCTTGATATTGGAAATGCAAAGGCTTCGGCTTATCTGAAGTAACTGTAAGGTTTAACCCGAATAATCGGATTGAAAAGTATCGGTGCTAATCAGCGTGATCAGTGGTTGAATGAAATCTCATTGTGTCTCCCTTGTGTTACACAGAAATGAATTGAAGCCGTCCTCCTGGTGCAGGATATTGATGATCTATGAATCTTCGTCTCATTACCCTAATCCTCGTGATTCCTCTGATTGGGTTTTCTCAATTGGCTCCTGAGAAATCCTATAAGGTTATTTCTGACATTATCTATACTGATGGAGAAGGTAAGCCTCAGGGTTTAGATCTGTATCTTCCAAACAAAAAATCTGCCAAGCCACTGCCGGTGGTTGTTTGGGTCCATGGTGGAGGTTGGATGAACGGGAGTAAGCAAAAGCCCAGAGCTGAATACCTAGCGGAACATGGGTATGCGGTAGCCAGCATTGATTTTCGTCAGTCTCATGATGCCATGTGGCCCGCTCAGATCAATGACTGTCGAAATGCGGTCCGGTGGCTACGGTCCCATGCCGAAACGTATCATTTGAATCCCGAGAAGATTGGCGCCTGGGGAAGTTCTTCCGGCGGACATCTGGTCGCGCTTATGGGAACCTTGCCTTATGATCCCAATGAAAAAGTTTCCAGTCGTGTCCAAGCCGTCTGCGATTGGTTTGGTCCAACCGATCTTCTAAGCATGCCACCCAACAATGTTGGCAACGGTCGGACTGAAGAGGATGTCGCAAATTCCAATGGAGCGAAGCTTCTTGGCTGTACGGTCAAGGATTGTCCGGATTTGGCAAAACAAGTAAGCGGCCTGCACAATGTAAGTAGTGATGATGCCCCCTTCCTCATCATGCACGGCGACGAGGATCCAGGAGTTCCCGTTTCCCAAAGCACTCGTTTACATGAAGAACTTCAGGCGC
Encoded here:
- a CDS encoding alpha/beta hydrolase, which encodes MNLRLITLILVIPLIGFSQLAPEKSYKVISDIIYTDGEGKPQGLDLYLPNKKSAKPLPVVVWVHGGGWMNGSKQKPRAEYLAEHGYAVASIDFRQSHDAMWPAQINDCRNAVRWLRSHAETYHLNPEKIGAWGSSSGGHLVALMGTLPYDPNEKVSSRVQAVCDWFGPTDLLSMPPNNVGNGRTEEDVANSNGAKLLGCTVKDCPDLAKQVSGLHNVSSDDAPFLIMHGDEDPGVPVSQSTRLHEELQAHGVYSELEIVVGAGHGGPQFVSAPVKQRVLKFFDSFLK
- a CDS encoding sulfatase, giving the protein MDDKPNIILINCDDLGYGDLGCYGSTKNNTPHLDKLAAEGKRFTDFYMASPVCSPSRGAMMTGCYPPRIGFGEFNGEIVLFPGDNIGISSKETTVASQLKKAGYATKIIGKWHCGDQPEFLPTRHGFDEYFGIPYSNDMGRQSDRPTRPPLPLLRNETVIQEQPDQRGITERYTDEALQFINKNKDQPFFLYLAHMYVHVPLFVPKQFLERSRNGAYGGAVECIDWSTGVLMDHLKQIGLDENTLIIFTSDNGSRARDEGGSNLPCRGTKASTWEGGQRVPCIMRWPKRIQASTTSEAITSSIDFFPTISNLLGVPISPERKIDGVDIQDLMFDDNSKAPRDTFYYYAQNNLDAVRVGDWKLHFLKTGEPVNELYNLREDVGETNNLYDAHPDIVAALSNKADEIREDIGDAATGTIGKNNRPIGQVENAKPLTEYCEDHPYMIAMYDLPDMPTMSG